In Nematostella vectensis chromosome 2, jaNemVect1.1, whole genome shotgun sequence, one genomic interval encodes:
- the LOC5521813 gene encoding chondroitin sulfate N-acetylgalactosaminyltransferase 2, translating into MSLLYYWCSYYTMRRPSSVFVFKATCVLLVFVVFGQVSLFFLCRCGQALEEERVRRTAKDFEPVTLCHSSGDVALLTAEVLRLKKELRELKNHNKVQNSINRRLEARNKKLLIQLAGYHHAQKATITQETPTKRDQFEAQEFLKDGPLYSEFETQPFDSLTYNAIYLFSGGISGNPAERPLPRAPKGKDYHQLLRFAVRSINDEFEHQEIPTMDLDLYDGIMRDHRLKGSEYDLYFRTPMLNVYQRVRAVRKLQPLQLVGNVETIDTNHDIINIILPLSGRLDKFKIFMENFVGVCVQWDKRVFLTVVFFGEEGRSEIKSLLVDLSKTHNFTDYKVITLDVPFSRGLGLQKGVLDWDKGNVLMLFCDVDVYFTPEFLEKCRFYTSPGHQVYYPIVFSLYNPEVVYGGSPPPSKEQFKVNRESGYWRTYGFGMACQYRSDFLTTGGFDLSIKGWGMEDVRLYRKYLASNLTVIRAVDRNIFHIYHHKYCSRDLSGKQYISCINSKVKSEGSHTQLGLLAFGGRIFSNTDPNWIEQLQKSVKQEPKVGQNGNKTKHESNSEITTRNTTNEINGTESNLPKNHGEATKVHENNIQKSEIRDETIQVFSTKNPIGLKNKDAIEKNIGLPVAAEKHSFLESREAPKEWAEEVNNLENDIAQTLKKIEG; encoded by the coding sequence ATGTCCTTGTTATACTATTGGTGTAGTTATTACACAATGCGTAGGCCATCCAGTGTGTTCGTATTCAAAGCCACATGTGTATTGTTGGTGTTCGTTGTTTTTGGCCAAGTTTCCCTATTTTTCCTTTGCCGGTGTGGACAGGCACTTGAGGAAGAAAGGGTACGGAGGACAGCTAAAGATTTTGAACCGGTAACACTATGCCATTCTTCTGGGGACGTGGCGCTATTAACTGCCGAAGTACTACGGCTGAAGAAAGAGCTGAGAGAATTGAAGAATCATAACAAAGTCCAAAACAGTATCAATAGAAGACTAGAggcaagaaataaaaaattgttgATACAATTAGCGGGATATCATCATGCCCAGAAGGCGACCATAACACAAGAAACGCCGACAAAAAGGGACCAATTTGAAGCACAGGAGTTTCTTAAAGATGGACCATTATACTCCGAGTTCGAGACGCAACCATTCGATAGCCTGACCTACAATGCGATATACCTATTTTCTGGAGGAATATCAGGTAACCCAGCAGAGCGACCTCTACCGCGTGCTCCAAAAGGCAAGGACTACCACCAGCTGTTGCGTTTTGCAGTCAGGAGTATAAATGACGAGTTCGAGCACCAGGAAATCCCAACAATGGATCTTGATTTATATGATGGCATCATGAGGGACCATAGGCTCAAGGGGTCAGAGTATGACCTGTATTTCAGAACCCCTATGCTCAATGTCTATCAGCGGGTCAGAGCTGTGAGAAAACTTCAACCACTGCAGCTAGTAGGGAATGTCGAGACTATAGATACTAATCATGacattatcaacatcattcTACCACTATCTGGACGCCTGGAcaaattcaaaatatttatGGAGAACTTTGTAGGAGTGTGTGTGCAATGGGATAAGCGAGTATTTCTCACAGTTGTGTTCTTTGGAGAGGAAGGAAGAAGTGAGATCAAATCTTTGCTGGTGGACTTATCGAAAACCCATAACTTCACTGATTACAAAGTGATCACCCTGGATGTGCCATTCTCCCGGGGTCTGGGCCTCCAGAAAGGTGTTCTGGACTGGGATAAAGGCAATGTTCTCATGCTGTTTTGTGATGTGGACGTATATTTCACACCAGAGTTTTTAGAGAAGTGCAGATTCTACACAAGTCCTGGACACCAAGTGTACTATCCAATAGTGTTCAGTTTGTATAACCCTGAAGTAGTTTATGGTGGCTCTCCACCTCCAAGCAAAGAACAGTTCAAAGTAAACAGAGAGTCGGGTTACTGGAGGACTTATGGCTTTGGAATGGCTTGTCAGTATCGCAGTGATTTTTTAACGACGGGCGGCTTTGATCTGTCAATCAAAGGCTGGGGAATGGAGGATGTAAGATTATACCGCAAGTACCTTGCAAGTAATTTAACAGTCATCCGTGCTGTGGATAGAAACATTTTTCACatttaccaccacaagtattgCAGCCGTGACCTATCTGGAAAGCAATACATCTCTTGTATTAACAGCAAGGTGAAGTCCGAGGGTTCACATACACAGTTAGGACTGCTGGCATTTGGAGGCAGGATATTTAGTAATACAGACCCAAATTGGATTGAACAATTACAGAAATCAGTAAAACAAGAGCCAAAGGTTGGCCAAAATGGTAATAAGACAAAGCATGAATCAAACTCTGAAATAACCACCAGAAACACCACTAATGAAATTAATGGCACTGAAAGCAATCTGCCAAAAAATCATGGAGAAGCCACTAAGGTGCATGAAAACAACATTCAGAAGTCTGAAATTAGAGATGAAACTATTCAAGTGTTTAGCACCAAGAATCCAATTGGCTTAAAAAACAAGGATgccattgaaaaaaatattggacTGCCAGTGGCTGCAGAGAAACACTCATTTCTAGAATCCAGGGAAGCCCCCAAAGAATGGGCTGAAGAGGTAAATAATTTAGAAAATGACATAGCGcaaaccttaaaaaaaatagaaggaTGA
- the LOC5521723 gene encoding vacuolar protein 8 isoform X1, whose protein sequence is MARISNRIRLEDNDVFPATTEGPANVFSSTPFLLVKPRWMSDDEAHVCPLCSQKFTQIRRKHHCRQCGRVLCNKCCNEKVPLPQMGFEDPERICDYCLPVTSLITKSRSLQMSFKLEAAQGLTEMCKEPAQLKKVIEMGGVQTMIFLSQSSHDDVKLWVSEGLRILSTHDPLHPMLAKCGAIKALCSILSSASESQEQTLINGISALMIFCKSEELKAQALADGALYPVLSLCAMKEAIALLAMMTLSHIVEHHGNLAPLIENDRNALPRILALTKANDEKIQEIALRILSQMSMGTDFQRHRIVQEDFSAGRCLVESLRRGPKNLQVLVNGASLIANLAMGEQDQMSLRDCLEAMCQVTSSHSKHKDVQTHVSRALANFAQFHQNSSILIKCLPDIIKVHLMSGNEVIRCHGLRTVIYLLGQQTSQTVDMLSRQGGNDVLTAIGKFPGVTDSVQAALLKIVSPLTPP, encoded by the exons atggcgcgCATATCTAATCGTATCCGACTTGAAGATAACGATGTTTTTCCCGCTACTACAGAAGGGCCGGCCAATGTGTTCTCCTCAACGCCGTTCCTGCTGGTCAAACCAAG GTGGATGTCTGACGATGAAGCCCATGTTTGCCCTCTTTGTTCACAAAAGTTTACACAAATCCGCCGCAAGCACCATTGCAGGCAATGTGGTCGTGTGCTCTGCAACAAATGCTGTAATGAAAAG GTTCCCCTACCTCAAATGGGGTTTGAGGACCCTGAAAGGATCTGTGATTACTGCCTACCAGTGACATCACTCATAACCAAGTCAAGGTCACTGCAAATG TCCTTTAAACTAGAGGCTGCCCAGGGTCTGACAGAAATGTGCAAGGAGCCGGCACAACTTAAAAAG GTTATTGAGATGGGTGGTGTGCAGACCATGATTTTTCTGAGTCAGAGTAGCCATGATGATGTCAAG CTCTGGGTATCTGAAGGGTTAAGAATCCTCTCTACACATGACCCTCTCCACCCTATGCTGGCAAAATGTGGGGCAATCAAAGCTCTTTGCAG TATTTTGTCGTCTGCCAGTGAGAGCCAAGAACAAACCCTAATTAATGGCATTAGTGCCCTTATGATCTTCTGCAAGTCTGAAGAGTTGAAAGCTCAAG CTCTAGCAGATGGTGCCCTGTACCCTGTGTTGTCCCTGTGTGCCATGAAGGAAGCTATTGCCTTGCTTGCCATGATGACCCTCAGTCATATAGTAGAGCACCATGGTAATCTTGCACCCTTGATTGAG AATGACCGAAATGCCCTTCCTCGAATATTGGCATTGACAAAAGCAAATGATGAAAAG ATCCAGGAGATAGCCCTAAGGATTCTATCTCAGATGTCCATGGGAACTGACTTTCAGAGACACCGAATAGTTCAG GAGGACTTTTCTGCTGGCAGATGTCTTGTTGAATCTCtaagaaggggtccaaaaaaTCTTCAG gttctTGTAAATGGTGCTTCACTTATTGCAAACCTTGCTATGGGCGAACAGGACCAG ATGTCACTGAGGGATTGTCTGGAGGCAATGTGTCAGGTGACATCGTCGCATTCCAAGCACAAGGACGTTCAG ACTCATGTATCAAGGGCTCTGGCTAACTTTGCACAGTTTCACCAGAATTCATCGATATTG ATCAAGTGTCTTCCTGATATTATCAAAGTCCATCTTATG TCAGGTAATGAAGTCATTCGGTGCCATGGCTTGCGGACTGTGATCTACCTACTTGGTCAACAGACAAGTCAAACAGTGGACATGCTGTCCAG ACAAGGTGGGAATGATGTGCTGACTGCGATTGGTAAATTTCCAGGAGTAACAGATTCAGTACAGGCTGCTCTTCTTAAAATAGTCTCACCTCTTACTCCCCCATAA
- the LOC5521723 gene encoding vacuolar protein 8 isoform X3: protein MGFEDPERICDYCLPVTSLITKSRSLQMSFKLEAAQGLTEMCKEPAQLKKVIEMGGVQTMIFLSQSSHDDVKLWVSEGLRILSTHDPLHPMLAKCGAIKALCSILSSASESQEQTLINGISALMIFCKSEELKAQALADGALYPVLSLCAMKEAIALLAMMTLSHIVEHHGNLAPLIENDRNALPRILALTKANDEKIQEIALRILSQMSMGTDFQRHRIVQEDFSAGRCLVESLRRGPKNLQVLVNGASLIANLAMGEQDQMSLRDCLEAMCQVTSSHSKHKDVQTHVSRALANFAQFHQNSSILIKCLPDIIKVHLMSGNEVIRCHGLRTVIYLLGQQTSQTVDMLSRQGGNDVLTAIGKFPGVTDSVQAALLKIVSPLTPP from the exons ATGGGGTTTGAGGACCCTGAAAGGATCTGTGATTACTGCCTACCAGTGACATCACTCATAACCAAGTCAAGGTCACTGCAAATG TCCTTTAAACTAGAGGCTGCCCAGGGTCTGACAGAAATGTGCAAGGAGCCGGCACAACTTAAAAAG GTTATTGAGATGGGTGGTGTGCAGACCATGATTTTTCTGAGTCAGAGTAGCCATGATGATGTCAAG CTCTGGGTATCTGAAGGGTTAAGAATCCTCTCTACACATGACCCTCTCCACCCTATGCTGGCAAAATGTGGGGCAATCAAAGCTCTTTGCAG TATTTTGTCGTCTGCCAGTGAGAGCCAAGAACAAACCCTAATTAATGGCATTAGTGCCCTTATGATCTTCTGCAAGTCTGAAGAGTTGAAAGCTCAAG CTCTAGCAGATGGTGCCCTGTACCCTGTGTTGTCCCTGTGTGCCATGAAGGAAGCTATTGCCTTGCTTGCCATGATGACCCTCAGTCATATAGTAGAGCACCATGGTAATCTTGCACCCTTGATTGAG AATGACCGAAATGCCCTTCCTCGAATATTGGCATTGACAAAAGCAAATGATGAAAAG ATCCAGGAGATAGCCCTAAGGATTCTATCTCAGATGTCCATGGGAACTGACTTTCAGAGACACCGAATAGTTCAG GAGGACTTTTCTGCTGGCAGATGTCTTGTTGAATCTCtaagaaggggtccaaaaaaTCTTCAG gttctTGTAAATGGTGCTTCACTTATTGCAAACCTTGCTATGGGCGAACAGGACCAG ATGTCACTGAGGGATTGTCTGGAGGCAATGTGTCAGGTGACATCGTCGCATTCCAAGCACAAGGACGTTCAG ACTCATGTATCAAGGGCTCTGGCTAACTTTGCACAGTTTCACCAGAATTCATCGATATTG ATCAAGTGTCTTCCTGATATTATCAAAGTCCATCTTATG TCAGGTAATGAAGTCATTCGGTGCCATGGCTTGCGGACTGTGATCTACCTACTTGGTCAACAGACAAGTCAAACAGTGGACATGCTGTCCAG ACAAGGTGGGAATGATGTGCTGACTGCGATTGGTAAATTTCCAGGAGTAACAGATTCAGTACAGGCTGCTCTTCTTAAAATAGTCTCACCTCTTACTCCCCCATAA
- the LOC5521723 gene encoding uncharacterized protein LOC5521723 isoform X2, with translation MARISNRIRLEDNDVFPATTEGPANVFSSTPFLLVKPRWMSDDEAHVCPLCSQKFTQIRRKHHCRQCGRVLCNKCCNEKVPLPQMGFEDPERICDYCLPVTSLITKSRSLQMSFKLEAAQGLTEMCKEPAQLKKVIEMGGVQTMIFLSQSSHDDVKLWVSEGLRILSTHDPLHPMLAKCGAIKALCSILSSASESQEQTLINGISALMIFCKSEELKAQALADGALYPVLSQCTLTLLLLPLALADGALYPVLSQCTLTLLLLPLALADGALYPVLSQCTLTLLLIPLALADGVLYPVLSQCTLTLLLLPLALADGALYPVLSQCTLTLLLKPLVLADGVLYPVLSQCTLTLLLIPLALADGVLYPVLSQCTLTLLSLPLALADGALCCPSVP, from the exons atggcgcgCATATCTAATCGTATCCGACTTGAAGATAACGATGTTTTTCCCGCTACTACAGAAGGGCCGGCCAATGTGTTCTCCTCAACGCCGTTCCTGCTGGTCAAACCAAG GTGGATGTCTGACGATGAAGCCCATGTTTGCCCTCTTTGTTCACAAAAGTTTACACAAATCCGCCGCAAGCACCATTGCAGGCAATGTGGTCGTGTGCTCTGCAACAAATGCTGTAATGAAAAG GTTCCCCTACCTCAAATGGGGTTTGAGGACCCTGAAAGGATCTGTGATTACTGCCTACCAGTGACATCACTCATAACCAAGTCAAGGTCACTGCAAATG TCCTTTAAACTAGAGGCTGCCCAGGGTCTGACAGAAATGTGCAAGGAGCCGGCACAACTTAAAAAG GTTATTGAGATGGGTGGTGTGCAGACCATGATTTTTCTGAGTCAGAGTAGCCATGATGATGTCAAG CTCTGGGTATCTGAAGGGTTAAGAATCCTCTCTACACATGACCCTCTCCACCCTATGCTGGCAAAATGTGGGGCAATCAAAGCTCTTTGCAG TATTTTGTCGTCTGCCAGTGAGAGCCAAGAACAAACCCTAATTAATGGCATTAGTGCCCTTATGATCTTCTGCAAGTCTGAAGAGTTGAAAGCTCAAG CTCTAGCAGATGGTGCCCTGTACCCTGTGTTGTCCCAGTGTACCCTAACACTGTTGTTATTACCTCTAGCTCTAGCAGATGGTGCCCTGTACCCTGTATTGTCCCAGTGTACCCTAACACTGTTGTTATTACCTCTAGCTCTAGCAGATGGTGCCCTGTACCCTGTGTTGTCCCAGTGCACCCTAACACTGTTGTTAATACCTCTAGCTCTAGCAGATGGTGTTCTGTACCCTGTATTGTCCCAGTGTACCCTAACACTGTTGTTATTACCTCTAGCTCTAGCAGATGGTGCCCTGTACCCTGTGTTGTCCCAGTGTACCCTAACACTGTTGTTAAAACCTCTAGTTCTAGCAGATGGTGTCCTGTACCCTGTATTGTCCCAGTGTACCCTAACACTGTTGTTAATACCTCTAGCTCTAGCAGATGGTGTCCTGTACCCTGTATTGTCCCAGTGTACCCTGACACTGTTGTCATTACCTCTAGCTCTAGCAGATGGTGCCCTGTGTTGTCCCAGTGTACCCTAA
- the LOC5521723 gene encoding uncharacterized protein LOC5521723 isoform X4, whose product MARISNRIRLEDNDVFPATTEGPANVFSSTPFLLVKPRWMSDDEAHVCPLCSQKFTQIRRKHHCRQCGRVLCNKCCNEKVPLPQMGFEDPERICDYCLPVTSLITKSRSLQMSFKLEAAQGLTEMCKEPAQLKKVIEMGGVQTMIFLSQSSHDDVKLWVSEGLRILSTHDPLHPMLAKCGAIKALCSILSSASESQEQTLINGISALMIFCKSEELKAQALADGALCPVLSQCTLTLLLLPLALADGALYPVLSQCTLTLLLLPLALADGALYPVLSQCTLTLLLIPLALADGALYPVLSQCTLTLLLLPLALADGALYPVLSQCTLTLLLLPLALADGALYPVLSQCTLTLLLLPLALADGAMYPVLSLCTLTLCYYL is encoded by the exons atggcgcgCATATCTAATCGTATCCGACTTGAAGATAACGATGTTTTTCCCGCTACTACAGAAGGGCCGGCCAATGTGTTCTCCTCAACGCCGTTCCTGCTGGTCAAACCAAG GTGGATGTCTGACGATGAAGCCCATGTTTGCCCTCTTTGTTCACAAAAGTTTACACAAATCCGCCGCAAGCACCATTGCAGGCAATGTGGTCGTGTGCTCTGCAACAAATGCTGTAATGAAAAG GTTCCCCTACCTCAAATGGGGTTTGAGGACCCTGAAAGGATCTGTGATTACTGCCTACCAGTGACATCACTCATAACCAAGTCAAGGTCACTGCAAATG TCCTTTAAACTAGAGGCTGCCCAGGGTCTGACAGAAATGTGCAAGGAGCCGGCACAACTTAAAAAG GTTATTGAGATGGGTGGTGTGCAGACCATGATTTTTCTGAGTCAGAGTAGCCATGATGATGTCAAG CTCTGGGTATCTGAAGGGTTAAGAATCCTCTCTACACATGACCCTCTCCACCCTATGCTGGCAAAATGTGGGGCAATCAAAGCTCTTTGCAG TATTTTGTCGTCTGCCAGTGAGAGCCAAGAACAAACCCTAATTAATGGCATTAGTGCCCTTATGATCTTCTGCAAGTCTGAAGAGTTGAAAGCTCAAG CTCTAGCAGATGGTGCCCTGTGCCCTGTGTTGTCCCAGTGTACCCTAACACTGTTGTTATTACCTCTAGCTCTAGCAGATGGTGCCCTGTACCCTGTGTTGTCCCAGTGTACCCTAACACTGTTGTTATTACCTCTAGCTCTAGCAGATGGTGCCCTGTACCCTGTGTTGTCCCAGTGTACCCTAACACTGTTGTTAATACCTCTAGCTCTAGCAGATGGTGCCCTGTACCCTGTGTTGTCCCAGTGTACCCTAACACTGTTGTTATTACCTCTAGCTCTAGCAGATGGTGCCCTGTACCCTGTGTTGTCCCAGTGTACCCTAACACTGTTGTTATTACCTCTAGCTCTAGCAGATGGTGCCCTGTACCCTGTGTTGTCCCAGTGTACCCTAACACTGTTGTTATTACCTCTAGCTCTAGCAGATGGTGCCATGTACCCTGTATTGTCCCTGTGTACCCTAACACTTTGTTATTACCTCTAG
- the LOC5521815 gene encoding cAMP-dependent protein kinase type II regulatory subunit, with the protein MKSDSFSAESAIRKVRFQQPDDLVDFAASYFSKLNTSRKPIHSSSTPSTQEEDDFYCSESLSLPSDRFKRPSYQQNHRLYLRRDSVAGEVYEPVNSNCVSAQRFYPKSEDARKRLENVIGNIFIFKSCGKDQINMMLDAMYERVVYQEETIIRQGDAGDNFYIIDEGEFEVLFETNGAQEKLGRLKGPGSFGELALMYNCPRSATIRACTPGVLWVLDRKSFRRILVDTTERKRRHYETLLERIPVLSQLTAYERTSLADALTTSVYRDEECIIRQDDPADCLYFIESGIVEISIRDSKDRSKVKVISTAGPGEYFGELALVNKTKRGASVHAKGGQVTCAVLEVNAFERLLGPCKGLMQRNMKTYEEERKCLGIREMPPKPGN; encoded by the exons ATGAAAAGTGACAGTTTTTCAGCCGAAAGTGCAATTCGGAAAGTAAGGTTTC AACAACCTGACGATCTTGTTGACTTCGCAGCTTCTTACTTCAGCAAATTGAACACGTCTCGAAAACCCATTCATTCAAGTTCTACACCATCAACACAAGAAGAGGACGATTTCTACTGCAGTGAAAGTCTGTCGCTACCATCTGATCGCTTCAAACGACCCTCATATCAACAGAACCACCGACTTTACCTCCGTAGAGACTCGGTTGCTGGTGAGGTCTACGAACCTGTCAACTCAAACTGTGTCTCAGCGCAGCGATTCTATCCTAAATCTGAAGACGCGCGCAAAAGACTAGAAAATGTCATAGGAAATATCTTCATTTTCAAGTCTTGCGGAAAAGATCAGATAAATATGATGTTGGACGCGATGTACGAGCGAGTTGTCTATCAAGAGGAGACAATTATCCGGCAGGGGGACGCGGGGGATAATTTCTACATCATCGATGAAGGCGAATTCGAGGTTTTGTTTGAGACCAATGGTGCGCAAGAAAAATTAGGAAGGCTGAAAGGTCCAGGGAGTTTTGGGGAGTTGGCTCTGATGTACAACTGTCCACGTTCTGCGACTATCAGAGCGTGCACACCAGGGGTATTATGGGTATTGGATCGTAAGAGCTTTAGACGTATTTTGGTGGATACTACAGAGCGTAAGCGACGACATTATGAGACTTTACTTGAACGCATTCCAGTCCTGTCGCAGCTAACGGCCTACGAGCGCACAAGTTTAGCGGACGCGTTGACAACAAGTGTATACCGGGATGAAGAGTGCATCATTCGCCAAGATGACCCAGCCGACTGTCTTTACTTTATTGAATCCGGGATAGTTGAAATATCGATCCGGGACTCTAAAGACCGCAGTAAAGTCAAGGTGATATCCACAGCAGGGCCTGGGGAGTACTTTGGTGAGCTCGCACTGGTCAATAAAACAAAGCGGGGGGCCTCGGTTCACGCTAAGGGCGGACAAGTCACGTGTGCCGTGCTGGAGGTGAACGCGTTCGAGAGACTATTGGGGCCGTGCAAGGGCCTAATGCAGAGGAACATGAAAACATATGAAGAGGAGAGAAAGTGTCTGGGGATACGGGAAATGCCCCCGAAACCAGGAAATTGA
- the LOC5521725 gene encoding uncharacterized protein LOC5521725 isoform X2: MFLTPTLFIAFLALCECSRCPLCADPMENLKQDRLQAIQQQILDKLGLPFAPNLTDPKIPNIPPLLRLLETSRNAELAASRVKHEDNYHAKTKTIIMFPEKGNSASRLCEFPVIDDFTSPEFPRSAFSFPMAGETVGKGRSIFSGPSNVKLFHYYSLKDPSYLGEARRFSPERTSDVTHLLRMSPRTSFPTGRGTWVGSVGWNVWSYNDWRLLKSGQQIKMGPFRDALEIKMVNKGVY, translated from the exons ATGTTTCTTACACCTACGCTTTTCATCGCTTTTCTCGCGCTTTGTGAGTGCTCGAGATGTCCGCTCTGTGCCGATCCCATGGAGAATCTTAAACAGGATAGACTTCAAGCAATTCAACAACAGATTCTGGATAAACTTGGGCTTCCTTTTGCACCAAACTTGACGGATCCAAAGATCCCGAATATACCCCCACTTCTGCGTCTTCTAGAGACCAGCCGGAACGCCGAGCTAGCCGCAAGCCGGGTAAAACACGAAGACAACTACCATGCAAAAACCAAAACCATCATAATGTTCCCCGAAAAAG GAAACAGTGCCAGCCGTTTGTGCGAGTTTCCTGTGATCGACGACTTTACGTCTCCGGAATTTCCACGGTCAGCG TTTAGTTTCCCAATGGCCGGTGAAACTGTGGGCAAAGGTCGGTCCATATTTTCAGGTCCGTCAAATGTGAAACTATTCCATTACTATAGCCTCAAGGATCCCTCATATCTCGGAGAAGCCAGGCGCTTTTCGCCGGAGAGAACTAGTGACGTCACACATCTATTGCGCATGTCTCCTAGGACGTCTTTCCCTACCGGCCGAGGAACCTGGGTCGGGTCAGTTGGCTGGAATGTATGGTCGTACAATGACTGGAGGCTGCTGAAAAGTGGTCAGCAAATCAAGATGGGGCCTTTTCGAGACGCGCTGGAGATAAAGATGGTCAACAAAGGTGTCTACTAA
- the LOC5521725 gene encoding growth/differentiation factor 8 isoform X1 has translation MFLTPTLFIAFLALCECSRCPLCADPMENLKQDRLQAIQQQILDKLGLPFAPNLTDPKIPNIPPLLRLLETSRNAELAASRVKHEDNYHAKTKTIIMFPEKAPTIIREHSAKCCFFQFREKASRLRISKATLDVFVKRNPNASSTNRDPQIKLYKRVFPVTEGIPEKELVTTKPIRPGQSGWYHFKVKKLLREWRREPHKNLGVEFEIEGNDGSLSLVTEGNEAKKPFLEVFTHDTGNKRRAKRRAGLDCDPYSHERRCCRYELTVDFEKFSWNWIIAPKRFRAYYCTGECQEIMLPMYPHAHMVKKSTGKRPCCSPTKMSSISMIYFDFNQQIMFEEVPAMVAETCGCT, from the exons ATGTTTCTTACACCTACGCTTTTCATCGCTTTTCTCGCGCTTTGTGAGTGCTCGAGATGTCCGCTCTGTGCCGATCCCATGGAGAATCTTAAACAGGATAGACTTCAAGCAATTCAACAACAGATTCTGGATAAACTTGGGCTTCCTTTTGCACCAAACTTGACGGATCCAAAGATCCCGAATATACCCCCACTTCTGCGTCTTCTAGAGACCAGCCGGAACGCCGAGCTAGCCGCAAGCCGGGTAAAACACGAAGACAACTACCATGCAAAAACCAAAACCATCATAATGTTCCCCGAAAAAG CTCCTACAATCATCAGGGAACATTCGGCAAAATGCTGCTTCTTCCAGTTTCGCGAAAAAGCCAGCAGACTCCGGATTTCCAAGGCCACTCTAGACGTCTTTGTGAAGCGAAACCCAAACGCATCGTCAACCAATCGAGACCCGCAAATCAAGTTATACAAACGAGTGTTCCCCGTAACTGAGGGAATACCAGAAAAAGAATTGGTAACTACCAAACCTATTCGTCCAGGGCAGAGTGGATGGTACCATTTCAAGGTGAAAAAACTACTGCGGGAATGGCGAAGAGAACCGCACAAGAATCTGGGTGTTGAGTTCGAGATAGAAGGTAATGATGGTTCATTGAGCTTGGTCACTGAAGGTAATGAAGCCAAAAAACCTTTCCTAGAAGTCTTCACACACGATACAGGCAACAAGAGGCGGGCAAAGAGAAGAGCCGGGCTCGATTGTGATCCCTATTCACACGAAAGACGCTGTTGTCGGTACGAATTGACGGTAGACTTCGAAAAATTTAGTTGGAACTGGATTATCGCTCCCAAACGTTTCAGGGCATATTATTGCACGGGGGAATGCCAGGAGATTATGCTACCCATGTATCCACATGCACATATGGTAAAGAAAAGCACCGGCAAAAGGCCTTGCTGTAGTCCGACTAAGATGTCTTCAATTTCCATGATTTACTTCGATTTCAATCAACAGATAATGTTCGAGGAGGTGCCAGCAATGGTAGCAGAGACATGTGGCTGCACATAG
- the LOC5521816 gene encoding 39S ribosomal protein L43, mitochondrial, translated as MPRFFAQPVNPRASCAHSRLVRSSTIHFKMAASKVFPNGIGRYVCQLQRLTLNYCRAGGSSRGIREYIDSEVLNFAKQNPEVAFYVRERNGKHPRIVAKYLNGNSKIIDVKNMQPSEISEWTRRLLGESGAKIEKIRKFWHTDNPSIQGTWDPFLNKPSSTLSFDSLQEQSKNG; from the exons ATGCCAAGATTTTTTGCCCAG CCAGTTAACCCGCGGGCTTCCTGTGCCCACAGTAGACTGGTCCGATCTTCTACCAttcatttcaaaatggcggctagCAAGGTTTTTCCGAATGGTATAGGAAGATATGTTTGTCAGCTACAAAGACTCACGCTTAACTACTGTAGGGCTGGAGGAAGTAGCAGAGGAATAAG agAATATATCGACTCAGAAGTATTAAATTTTGCAAAGCAAAACCCAGAAGTTGCTTTCTATGTTAGAGAACGAAATGGAAAACACCCTAGAATCGTAGCAAAGTATT TGAATGGAAATAGCAAGATCATTGATGTGAAGAATATGCAGCCATCTGAAATATCAGAGTGGACGAGAAGATTGCTTGGAGAGTCTGGAGCTAagattgaaaaaataagaaaattctGGCACACAGATAACCCCTCGATACAAGGAACATGGGACCCATTTCTCAATAAGCCTTCTTCGACACTATCGTTTGACTCCCTACAAGAGCAGAGCAAAAATGGTTGA